In Campylobacter concisus, one genomic interval encodes:
- a CDS encoding 3-deoxy-manno-octulosonate cytidylyltransferase yields the protein MIIIPARLASTRFSNKILKEINGVPMFVATALRVSGVDNVAVAVDEPRVLEIAKAHGIKAVLTSKDHQSGTDRINEAAQILGLNENEIIINVQADEPFIEPENIAKFRAFCEQNKGKAFMFSCYKKMDDEFADDKNLVKVVTDFEGYALYFSRSRIPFNRSECKSYKAHLGIYGYSVKSLKEFCTLAVSSLENTEKLEQLRALENGKKIAMLEVESQSIGIDSEEDYQRALAKFGKK from the coding sequence ATGATAATCATCCCAGCTCGCCTTGCTTCAACAAGGTTTAGTAATAAAATTTTAAAAGAGATAAACGGCGTGCCGATGTTTGTGGCTACGGCTCTTAGAGTAAGTGGTGTGGATAATGTGGCGGTTGCTGTGGATGAGCCAAGAGTGTTAGAGATCGCCAAGGCTCACGGCATAAAAGCTGTACTAACTAGCAAAGATCATCAAAGTGGCACTGACAGGATAAACGAAGCAGCGCAAATTTTGGGGTTAAATGAGAACGAGATCATCATAAATGTTCAGGCTGATGAGCCATTTATTGAGCCTGAAAATATCGCTAAATTTAGGGCATTTTGCGAGCAAAACAAAGGGAAAGCCTTTATGTTTTCTTGCTATAAAAAGATGGACGATGAGTTTGCGGATGATAAAAATTTAGTCAAGGTAGTGACTGATTTTGAAGGCTATGCGCTTTACTTTTCAAGATCAAGGATACCATTTAACAGAAGCGAGTGTAAAAGTTATAAGGCTCACCTTGGCATTTACGGATACAGCGTAAAGAGCCTAAAAGAGTTTTGCACTCTTGCTGTTTCAAGCCTTGAAAATACCGAAAAGCTTGAGCAGCTACGCGCCCTAGAAAATGGTAAAAAGATAGCAATGCTAGAGGTTGAGAGCCAAAGTATCGGCATCGATAGTGAAGAGGACTACCAAAGAGCGTTAGCTAAATTTGGTAAGAAATAA
- a CDS encoding threonine synthase gives MRLTPTRSVKDEKVKNVNLSTAMLSPSSAHGGLYAPKKLPKITKVKWQELSKLSYEKLALHIISLFKFDVSEAFFKKALKRYASFDDPKHPVIFKKIDKNLYVNELYHGPTRAFKDMALQPFGSLLSQLAKERGERYLIMCATSGDTGPATLQTFANDENIKVVCLYPDGGTSEVQKLQMQTMQGENLKVFGIKGDFDDAQRALKTLLANDKFKAELKKKRLKLSAANSVNFGRILFQIIYHAYAYANLLKQKALKANESFDIIVPSGNFGNALGAYYAKKMGAKIGKIKIVSNANNILTQFFTTGVYDLRDKKLVKTISPAMDILISSNVERLLFDKFGSVRTNELMQSLAKNKFYKLSKQEFEALKEDFEASWCDDMECESCIAKLAKGGYAIDPHTATCFKMVDASRINVITSTAHWVKFTPSMIKACQIKDTKDEKDALAKTAKILNDSVPSSINSLFSAKILHKNIIKEDEIEKCVLEWIER, from the coding sequence ATGAGACTAACACCAACTAGAAGCGTAAAAGATGAAAAGGTAAAAAATGTAAATTTAAGCACAGCCATGCTTAGCCCAAGCTCCGCTCACGGCGGACTTTACGCGCCAAAGAAGCTACCAAAGATCACAAAGGTAAAGTGGCAAGAGCTCTCAAAATTAAGCTACGAGAAGCTCGCACTTCACATCATTTCGCTATTTAAATTTGATGTATCTGAGGCGTTTTTCAAAAAAGCGCTCAAGAGATATGCAAGCTTTGATGATCCAAAGCACCCAGTCATTTTTAAAAAAATAGATAAAAATTTATACGTAAATGAGCTCTATCACGGCCCAACAAGGGCATTTAAGGATATGGCGCTTCAGCCTTTTGGCTCACTACTTAGCCAGCTAGCAAAGGAAAGAGGCGAAAGATACCTTATCATGTGCGCAACTAGCGGCGACACGGGTCCTGCGACACTTCAAACCTTTGCAAATGATGAGAATATCAAGGTCGTCTGCCTCTATCCAGACGGCGGCACGAGCGAGGTGCAAAAGCTTCAGATGCAGACCATGCAGGGTGAAAATTTAAAGGTTTTTGGCATAAAAGGCGACTTTGACGACGCCCAAAGAGCGCTAAAAACGCTGCTTGCAAATGATAAATTTAAGGCCGAGCTTAAGAAAAAGCGCCTTAAGCTAAGTGCGGCAAACTCGGTAAATTTTGGCAGAATTCTCTTTCAGATCATCTATCACGCCTACGCCTACGCAAATTTACTAAAGCAAAAGGCGCTTAAGGCAAACGAGAGCTTTGACATCATCGTGCCAAGTGGAAATTTTGGCAACGCACTTGGGGCATATTACGCTAAAAAAATGGGCGCAAAGATCGGCAAGATCAAGATCGTTTCAAACGCAAATAACATCTTGACGCAGTTTTTTACCACCGGCGTTTACGACCTTAGGGATAAAAAGCTGGTTAAGACGATAAGTCCGGCGATGGATATATTGATCAGCTCAAACGTTGAGCGTTTGCTGTTTGATAAATTTGGCAGCGTTAGAACAAATGAGCTCATGCAAAGCCTAGCAAAAAATAAATTTTATAAGCTTAGCAAGCAGGAGTTTGAAGCGTTAAAAGAGGACTTTGAGGCTAGCTGGTGCGACGATATGGAGTGCGAAAGCTGCATCGCAAAGCTCGCAAAGGGTGGCTACGCAATCGATCCGCATACGGCTACTTGCTTTAAAATGGTAGATGCTAGCCGCATAAACGTCATCACATCGACCGCACACTGGGTGAAATTTACGCCAAGCATGATCAAAGCGTGCCAGATCAAAGATACAAAAGATGAAAAAGATGCGCTGGCAAAGACCGCTAAAATCTTAAATGATAGCGTGCCAAGCTCGATAAATTCGCTATTTAGCGCGAAAATTTTACACAAAAACATCATAAAAGAGGACGAGATCGAAAAGTGCGTCCTAGAATGGATCGAGCGATGA
- a CDS encoding cation tolerance protein, with protein sequence MRILITSVAKKKEAKNLSKKLVKKGLVACVSSFSAKSIYLWQEKLCDEKEQILLIKTDAKFKKVAKFIRKHHSYETPEILALKPKEVFKKYEKWIKKSTKKGKK encoded by the coding sequence ATGAGAATTTTAATCACCTCAGTCGCAAAGAAAAAAGAGGCAAAAAATCTAAGCAAAAAGCTCGTGAAAAAGGGACTTGTAGCTTGCGTGAGTAGCTTTAGTGCAAAGAGCATTTATCTTTGGCAAGAGAAGCTTTGTGATGAAAAAGAGCAAATTTTACTCATAAAAACGGACGCGAAATTTAAAAAAGTAGCTAAATTTATAAGAAAGCACCACAGCTACGAAACTCCAGAAATTTTGGCGCTTAAGCCAAAAGAGGTTTTTAAAAAATATGAAAAATGGATAAAAAAATCAACCAAAAAAGGCAAAAAATGA
- a CDS encoding tetraacyldisaccharide 4'-kinase translates to MFKKLNIFLHAWANDYFFRPNFFQILLAFLLLPLSFIYFLIVVLKKFTARKIDFGIKIISVGNLTLGGSGKTPLCVAIAKNYEGAFIVLRGYKRKSKGMQVVARNGEILLDVAASGDEAMIYATSLKNANVIVSEDRKVAIKYAKEQGAKYILLDDGFSKFDIAKFDILVRPNPEPRLKFCLPSGAYRYPFSFYKFADFVAIEGQTHFRKSEILNKSEKMVLVTAIANPARLEPFFSKCVGQVFFPDHYDFSKEELSEILQTYGATSLLMTQKDYVKVKDFGLRVSLITLEVMLSEEFKKVLAQQI, encoded by the coding sequence GTGTTTAAGAAATTAAATATTTTCTTGCATGCTTGGGCGAATGACTACTTCTTTCGCCCAAATTTCTTTCAAATTCTACTAGCATTTTTACTTTTGCCACTAAGTTTTATCTATTTTCTTATTGTTGTGCTTAAGAAATTTACTGCTAGAAAAATAGACTTTGGCATAAAGATAATAAGCGTGGGAAATTTGACACTTGGAGGAAGTGGAAAGACTCCACTTTGCGTGGCAATTGCTAAAAATTACGAGGGCGCTTTTATCGTTCTTAGAGGCTATAAAAGAAAAAGCAAAGGCATGCAAGTTGTTGCTCGAAATGGCGAAATTTTACTTGACGTAGCAGCAAGTGGCGATGAAGCGATGATATACGCTACAAGCCTTAAAAACGCAAATGTAATAGTAAGCGAAGATAGGAAAGTAGCTATAAAATATGCCAAAGAGCAAGGCGCAAAGTATATCTTACTGGATGACGGATTTTCTAAATTCGACATAGCCAAATTTGACATCTTGGTGCGTCCAAACCCAGAGCCAAGACTAAAATTTTGCTTACCAAGCGGGGCTTATAGATATCCATTTAGCTTTTATAAATTTGCTGATTTTGTAGCGATTGAAGGGCAAACTCACTTTAGAAAGAGCGAAATTTTAAACAAAAGCGAAAAAATGGTGCTAGTTACCGCCATAGCAAATCCAGCCCGCCTTGAGCCATTTTTTAGCAAGTGCGTGGGGCAGGTCTTTTTCCCTGATCACTACGACTTTTCAAAAGAAGAGCTAAGTGAAATTTTACAAACCTACGGCGCGACCTCGCTTTTGATGACACAAAAGGACTATGTAAAGGTAAAGGATTTTGGGCTGAGAGTATCGCTTATCACACTTGAAGTTATGCTAAGTGAGGAGTTTAAAAAGGTTTTAGCGCAGCAAATTTAA
- a CDS encoding aminotransferase DegT, which yields MREIPFYRPTITERESELIEEALHSENTTNIVARFEEKLKEYFGAKFVVTTNNIAAAHHLALSALDTKRGDKVICSINAFPSIAQAVRHFDAEPIFVDVDEEDFNICPDALEKVLKEQNHKKLKCAFISHIAGQSARMDEITAVCEKYGVKILDDANRGMGLTYNGKKVGSDSFLSCFQTHSRVQNPISTVGFFTTNDEEIYKRAKLLRNYALVNGIDKFGSLSYIYDVVDIGLKYDINSINAAFSIAQLERTDKLIQRRQEIAKIYDKEIGECHNITIPVKKREHIYTQYIIKINKNRDGFARELLEHGIHTSLHYIPIHLLSYYKNKYSLKVNDFPNALKNYQQVLSLPIYHSLSDEEVQYICNKVKEISKTRV from the coding sequence ATGAGAGAGATTCCGTTTTATAGACCAACTATCACTGAGCGTGAAAGTGAGCTTATTGAGGAGGCTTTGCACTCTGAAAATACTACTAATATCGTTGCTAGATTTGAAGAGAAGTTAAAAGAGTATTTTGGTGCAAAATTTGTAGTTACCACAAATAATATCGCAGCTGCACATCACTTGGCACTAAGCGCGCTTGACACTAAACGCGGAGATAAGGTCATTTGCTCCATAAATGCTTTTCCTAGCATTGCACAAGCTGTTAGACATTTTGATGCTGAACCTATTTTTGTGGATGTTGATGAAGAAGATTTTAACATCTGCCCAGACGCCCTTGAGAAAGTGCTAAAAGAGCAAAATCATAAAAAATTAAAATGTGCTTTTATCTCTCATATCGCAGGTCAAAGTGCTAGGATGGACGAGATAACGGCGGTTTGTGAGAAATACGGCGTAAAAATTTTAGATGATGCAAATCGCGGTATGGGCTTAACATACAATGGCAAAAAAGTTGGTTCAGACTCCTTTTTGTCATGCTTTCAAACACATTCGCGTGTGCAAAATCCTATATCAACGGTTGGATTTTTTACGACAAATGATGAGGAAATTTATAAAAGAGCAAAACTACTTCGCAACTATGCTCTTGTAAATGGCATTGATAAATTTGGTAGCTTGAGTTATATTTATGATGTCGTTGATATTGGCTTAAAGTATGATATAAACTCGATAAATGCAGCATTTTCTATTGCGCAGCTAGAAAGAACAGATAAGCTCATACAAAGAAGACAAGAGATCGCAAAAATTTATGATAAAGAGATTGGCGAGTGCCATAATATAACAATCCCTGTTAAGAAACGCGAGCACATTTATACTCAGTATATTATTAAGATAAATAAAAATCGAGATGGCTTTGCTAGAGAGCTTTTGGAACACGGCATTCACACATCATTGCACTACATACCGATACATTTACTAAGCTATTACAAAAATAAATACTCACTTAAAGTAAATGATTTTCCAAATGCTTTAAAAAATTATCAGCAAGTGTTGTCATTGCCTATTTATCATAGTCTGAGTGACGAAGAGGTGCAATACATCTGCAATAAAGTAAAAGAAATTTCTAAAACTCGTGTTTAA
- a CDS encoding NAD(+) synthetase, with the protein MKEYQKIEETLVFSLKDKTKDKNLLLGVSGGIDSAVVATLCARAKPNETHALIMPTASSSRQNMDDALNLCEKLNIKYKVLSIEGILNAFYETIDVNLSNLRKGNLAARVRMSLLYDYSSSINALVIGTSNKSELMLGYGTIFGDLACAINPIGELYKSEIFEFAKHLGVDKNFINKAPSADLWDGQSDEGDIGYSYAVIDEILENLENNKEQVIKKFGLKAVSDIENRVVSNRFKRQMPLIVKI; encoded by the coding sequence ATGAAGGAGTATCAAAAGATCGAAGAAACTTTAGTTTTTAGCTTAAAAGATAAAACTAAAGATAAAAATTTGTTGTTGGGTGTTAGTGGAGGTATTGATTCTGCTGTAGTAGCGACTTTGTGTGCAAGAGCAAAACCAAATGAAACTCATGCGCTCATTATGCCAACAGCATCATCAAGCAGACAAAATATGGACGATGCCTTAAATTTATGCGAAAAATTAAACATAAAATATAAGGTTTTATCCATAGAGGGTATTTTAAATGCCTTTTACGAAACGATAGATGTAAATTTAAGCAATTTAAGAAAAGGGAATTTAGCAGCTAGAGTTAGAATGAGCTTGCTTTATGATTATTCATCTAGTATAAACGCTCTAGTTATCGGAACAAGCAACAAAAGTGAGCTTATGCTTGGATACGGTACGATATTTGGGGATTTGGCATGTGCGATAAATCCTATCGGAGAGCTTTACAAAAGTGAAATTTTTGAATTTGCAAAACATCTTGGGGTTGATAAAAATTTTATCAACAAAGCACCTTCGGCTGATTTGTGGGATGGTCAAAGTGACGAAGGTGACATAGGTTACAGTTATGCTGTTATTGATGAGATTTTAGAAAATTTAGAAAATAACAAGGAGCAAGTCATCAAAAAGTTTGGATTAAAAGCAGTATCGGATATAGAAAATAGAGTTGTTTCAAACAGGTTTAAACGACAAATGCCGTTGATAGTGAAAATTTAA
- a CDS encoding MBL fold metallo-hydrolase, translating to MRVMHKSFGDFGTNCYIVTKNDSSLVIDPGDGAKEWVLQNAKNLKAILCTHGHFDHIFDAGKLKDELEIPVYINKFDAFMCESDIFGYMKSTFTPDVLVEDDENFNIDDFCIKFHHFPGHTPGCSMIEIEDVMFSGDFLFKGSIGRWDFPFSDKNEMLKSLGKCKNLKGNFTLYPGHGESSTLKVEQNNIDYWIDIVKNS from the coding sequence ATGAGAGTAATGCATAAAAGCTTTGGAGATTTTGGCACTAATTGTTACATCGTTACAAAAAATGATTCATCTTTAGTGATAGATCCAGGAGACGGGGCAAAAGAATGGGTTTTGCAAAATGCTAAAAATTTAAAAGCCATCCTTTGTACTCATGGGCATTTTGATCATATTTTTGATGCTGGTAAGTTAAAAGATGAGCTAGAAATTCCAGTTTATATTAATAAATTTGATGCTTTCATGTGTGAGAGTGATATTTTTGGTTATATGAAAAGTACTTTTACTCCAGATGTTTTGGTTGAAGATGATGAAAATTTTAACATTGATGATTTTTGCATTAAATTTCACCACTTTCCAGGACATACACCAGGCTGCTCGATGATAGAGATAGAAGATGTGATGTTTAGTGGAGATTTTTTATTTAAAGGAAGCATAGGACGCTGGGATTTTCCTTTTTCAGATAAAAATGAAATGTTAAAAAGTCTAGGAAAATGTAAAAATTTAAAAGGTAACTTCACGCTTTATCCAGGGCACGGAGAAAGTAGTACACTAAAGGTCGAGCAAAATAATATTGATTATTGGATAGATATAGTAAAAAATAGCTAA
- a CDS encoding thioesterase, with product MAEENIYDTKDESQIILPEDENPLRNEIKTAPLTKLNFSGTAFLLEKNHAKTRFFTTDDMVCDTEGLIHSGFIFMGANHAALLAINEEFCVSIGARINFFGPLKLGDVVEFDAQARFEESRKREVKVLGYVKDIKIFEGIFQLVTLEEHIFLAQQKNIQKEAAIRQKKEREEAKDNS from the coding sequence ATGGCAGAAGAAAATATCTATGATACAAAAGATGAATCGCAAATAATCTTACCAGAAGATGAAAACCCATTAAGAAACGAGATCAAAACTGCTCCACTTACAAAGCTAAATTTTAGTGGAACGGCATTTTTACTTGAAAAAAATCACGCAAAGACTAGATTTTTTACTACGGATGATATGGTATGCGATACTGAGGGGCTTATTCATAGTGGATTTATTTTTATGGGCGCAAATCATGCTGCCCTTTTAGCCATTAATGAAGAATTTTGCGTTAGTATCGGGGCTAGGATAAATTTCTTTGGACCGCTAAAGCTTGGCGACGTGGTGGAATTTGACGCTCAAGCAAGATTTGAAGAGAGCAGAAAAAGAGAAGTAAAAGTACTTGGATATGTTAAAGATATAAAAATTTTTGAAGGAATATTTCAACTTGTCACACTTGAAGAGCATATCTTCTTGGCTCAACAAAAAAATATCCAAAAAGAAGCTGCTATAAGGCAGAAAAAAGAACGAGAAGAAGCTAAAGATAATAGCTAA
- a CDS encoding transcriptional regulator, producing MQRRDFFKFGGLLGAASLLPNVSLASDEQANPVVRNFDVNFKHQLLEKGKSSKIWLPLPLSTTYQQLTQDYVINTTAKNVYISDTLIPTMYADFEENEPRPILNVQFKIQTTERNTDFSKVNYDPNEKVDPAVLEFLKPTSHIPTDGVVRAKALEIIGDTKGDLERAKAIYTWVANTMQRDNSILGCGTGDVRAILESGKLVGKCTDINSVFVGLCRSVGIPAREIFGIRVGQSRFSDQMGSAKDGVAKISGGQHCRAEFYLKGYGWIPVDPADVTKVRLGEKLTNDDAKIVAVRDYCFGNWEMCWIGFNYGRDFILKPTPEQTPLNNFGYPYAEVDGNTQNYYSPKEFSYDYVSTELK from the coding sequence ATGCAAAGAAGAGATTTTTTTAAATTCGGCGGTCTTTTAGGTGCAGCTAGTCTGCTTCCAAATGTTAGTTTAGCTAGTGACGAGCAAGCCAACCCAGTGGTTAGGAATTTCGATGTAAATTTCAAACACCAACTGCTCGAAAAAGGCAAAAGCTCAAAAATTTGGTTACCACTCCCACTAAGCACCACTTATCAGCAACTAACCCAAGACTACGTCATAAACACAACCGCTAAAAACGTCTATATTTCAGATACGCTAATACCTACAATGTATGCTGATTTTGAAGAAAATGAGCCAAGACCTATCTTAAATGTGCAGTTTAAAATTCAAACAACAGAGCGTAACACTGACTTTAGCAAGGTAAATTACGATCCAAATGAGAAGGTTGATCCTGCGGTTTTAGAGTTTTTAAAACCAACTTCACACATCCCAACTGACGGCGTAGTAAGAGCAAAAGCGCTAGAGATTATCGGCGATACTAAAGGCGATTTGGAGCGTGCAAAGGCTATTTATACTTGGGTTGCAAACACTATGCAGCGCGATAACAGTATCCTTGGATGTGGTACGGGCGATGTTAGAGCGATCCTGGAAAGTGGCAAACTTGTTGGCAAATGCACCGACATAAACTCAGTTTTTGTGGGACTTTGCAGATCAGTTGGCATCCCAGCTAGAGAAATTTTTGGTATCAGAGTTGGTCAGTCTAGATTTTCAGATCAGATGGGCAGCGCAAAAGATGGCGTAGCTAAAATTTCAGGCGGACAGCACTGCAGGGCTGAGTTTTACTTAAAAGGCTATGGTTGGATACCAGTTGATCCAGCTGACGTTACGAAGGTGAGACTAGGCGAGAAATTAACAAATGATGACGCTAAGATCGTAGCTGTTAGGGATTATTGCTTTGGTAACTGGGAGATGTGCTGGATAGGCTTTAACTACGGACGCGACTTTATCTTAAAGCCAACTCCAGAGCAAACTCCGCTAAATAACTTTGGCTATCCATACGCTGAAGTTGATGGCAACACACAAAATTATTATTCGCCAAAAGAATTTAGCTACGACTATGTCTCAACAGAGCTAAAATGA
- a CDS encoding aryl sulfotransferase, with the protein MRAFWLILTSIGSAIGATLCCLPALLFLLFGTSFSFLSWTQNLYEYRVPLSVIAVICFVISGISLFYKPKSCNLSYKKKKWILIYILFGVILLLLLTYPELLGEIYA; encoded by the coding sequence ATGAGAGCCTTTTGGCTGATACTAACATCCATAGGTAGCGCCATAGGTGCTACCTTGTGCTGCTTGCCAGCGCTTCTTTTTTTGCTTTTTGGCACATCATTTTCATTTCTTTCTTGGACGCAAAATTTATACGAGTACCGCGTCCCTTTAAGCGTTATAGCCGTCATTTGCTTTGTGATTTCAGGGATTAGTCTATTTTACAAGCCAAAAAGCTGCAACTTAAGCTATAAAAAGAAAAAATGGATACTTATATATATACTTTTTGGAGTAATTTTGCTTTTACTCCTTACATATCCAGAGCTTTTAGGAGAAATTTATGCATAA
- a CDS encoding mercury transporter: protein MHKILVLAFLALSCYADKKIEISVPSMHCPLCTAIVRKAALSVEGVKKADVSLKERKAVVIADDKVDEKELLKAVDATGYKGEIK from the coding sequence ATGCATAAAATTTTAGTTTTAGCCTTTCTTGCACTTAGCTGCTACGCTGATAAAAAGATAGAAATTTCAGTGCCTAGCATGCACTGTCCGCTTTGCACAGCAATTGTTAGAAAGGCTGCTCTTAGCGTTGAGGGCGTGAAAAAGGCAGATGTATCGCTAAAAGAGCGAAAAGCTGTCGTTATAGCAGATGATAAGGTCGATGAAAAAGAACTTCTAAAAGCAGTCGATGCGACTGGCTATAAGGGCGAGATAAAATAA